A window of Flammeovirga kamogawensis genomic DNA:
TTCTAATAGCAATAAAGAGGTAGTAAGTAAAACAGATATTGGAGGAAATACTTTAACAGGAAATTCAATTAGTTATACACTAATTCATGATAATAACGCTGATATAGTAGGAACATTTACTTTAGAAGAAAGAGAAAATGGTTTTTCTTTAGCTTCTGTAGAAATGACAGGAAAACACACTACAGATCAGGATCTTGATGTTACATTAAGAACTCAAAACTTTGCTACTGGGCAAGGTACAGTTGTAGATTCGTTATTTAAATATAGATACGAAAATGGCATTCAATATAAAGATGTGAGGTATATTAAAAACAATACAGATCAAGAAATCTCTTATACTGAATTACTAAATAATCAATATAATGTTTTTATGGCAACTAGCTCTCACTATTGGGCTAAAGTTGATATTGGAACAGCTGCAAAGACAGTCCAAACAACTGTGATTCAATTAAATGACATTTCAAATGGTTATTCTTTTGGTACTGTAACATTAACAGAAAGAATTGATAAAACAACAGTTGCTGTAGTAAAGTTATATACTAACTCTTCTGTTGGTACAAAAACTTTAAACCTTGATTTATATACTACTAATAATGTAAAACTTGGTGAGCTGTATGCTGAAGGTGGAATGGTAAAAGTATCATCAACTATTTCTGAAACTAGTCAGCTAAATATTTTATCTAATGTTGACGGTATAGGATTAAACTATGCTAGTTTAAATACAGAAAAATTTCATGTAAAAATTACTGATAGATACGATAGTAATAAGATTTACGCAACTGGTAAAAGGTAATTTTAATATCTAAATATTTAAAGACAGGTTCCCCTCATTCGAGAGTAGCCTGTCTTTTTTATTACTATTGTACTTATTTGAAATATTCAGTGATATGAAACACTCCCTATAATTGTATAGATTATTTAATTCCACCAAAAGCACCAAAGCACATATTTTTATGTAAGATTTCCGTTTTTCTAAAACCTACTTTTTTCATCAATTCTAATTGATAGGTCATAGATCTTGGAGAATCTTCTTTATCGATATACGCCAAAACTTTTTGCCTGTACTCCTTCCCACCTATATTTTCTAAATAATCACCATAGCGTTCCCAAGTAAATTTATTGACATCATCTATTTCTTGCGTTATTAAATCTGAGATCATTAAACAGCCTCCTGGTTTTAATAATTGATATAATTTTTGGAATGTAGTTTCCCAATCTTTATTGTCTCTTAAATGGTGTAATACTGCACCTGCCAAAATTATATCAAAACTATTTTCGTTTAAATTTACCTCTCGAATATCTCCTTGAATAGTTTCTACATTGTTATTCGTTTCAGCAGAAACTCTTTCCTCTGCTTTATCTAACATTGGTTTACTTAAATCTACTAAAGTACTATTAAGGTTTGGGATTTTAGTTAACATCTTTAAGCTGTAGTTACCTGCACCGCAACCTACATCTAATACATTTTTAGCATTTGGTACAACTCTTTTGGCTGTTTCTGTTAATAGTTCAAGTGATATTTCTGC
This region includes:
- a CDS encoding class I SAM-dependent methyltransferase; amino-acid sequence: MNKSTVTEIKERFDNDVERFSNLETGQVATIDAEISLELLTETAKRVVPNAKNVLDVGCGAGNYSLKMLTKIPNLNSTLVDLSKPMLDKAEERVSAETNNNVETIQGDIREVNLNENSFDIILAGAVLHHLRDNKDWETTFQKLYQLLKPGGCLMISDLITQEIDDVNKFTWERYGDYLENIGGKEYRQKVLAYIDKEDSPRSMTYQLELMKKVGFRKTEILHKNMCFGAFGGIK